The Penicillium oxalicum strain HP7-1 chromosome V, whole genome shotgun sequence genomic interval TGGATGTTTTCTTACATTTTTGATTTACTTCCCAGTCACCTGCATGAGTTGATGCTATGAATCTTCATGGAACTTCGTTGCTATCATGATAGACGAGGTAGATCAAGCGAGGAGTCAGTTATCTAAAAATCAGAAAGTATAATGAGGATACACTTAGTTTTCCGGGAGATAGCGAAACTACCGATGGTGAGTGTTGTCTGTACATGTAGGCCCTCAACCTACAAGCGTGGCTGACTGACTCAGCCCGCAGATGAACTTTATCCATTCTCATATACTGCAAGAGGGTGCGCGCCTCCTTCAAAATCAGACAGTGTTGCTATTGGCAAGCCTCCGGACTGCCATCCTCCGCTTGGCCAATTTCTTAAGACCATATATTGCGCAGGTGCCAAAGACAAAGTGCACGAGGACCATGGTATTAAACATCCAAAACCAACGCTGACCACATTTCTCCCACATGTTCTCTCCAGCTCCGAAATAACATCTCGCTCCATCGATATCCAGGAGTAGTAGCACAACGACGTAGATCCTAAATCGAGTTGGCGCCAATTAGAGAATTGTCGCATAGATAGGCAGAGAAAAGGGGTTTCTACTTGAACGTATATTTGGCGCACGGGATTAAAAAGTATCTGACTGCCGGACTGTCGGCAAAAAGCTCTTGGACTTGGGGGTTCTGAGCAGTGAGATCATCGTCGTGGATCTGTACATCAGAGGGTGGTTCGGGCTTTCCGATGAGCTCGTCTTTCATTTCGTTGAGAGGGTTTATACCACGTCCATTCACTGACAAAGCCTAGAAGATACCGAACAAGTGGCGCCCGGGTACGATGGTAAAACGAGATGGGCAGGGTCAACGATTCTTGATTGCAGGCATGTGGTGTCTTGGTTATATTGGGGATCGGGCGTCAGGTGGCGGAAACTAGCCCAGTTAGGAATAGACCGGCGCGAGCCATCCATCCGAGAGTCTGCCCTACAATAAGGATTTGGGTCGAGAGACTCTCAATCAAAAAGACTTTATGAGCCACAAGGTAGAGCACAAAGTTATCCCATCAAATAGTATCTCGGATGGACATGGGGCCGCATTCTATAGCAGCTGTCGCAAACAACCCGTTTGGGTAATTTGTGGATGCTTTCGTCCCACGGGTGGCTGGCACGTGACATATCAATTGGGGAGGGATCCGCAATACCACTTTTCTGAGAGACCGCCGATATCTGCCGGGTCTATTTATTCACCGCCTATATGATCAACCAGTCCGATCGAACCGTCACGGGATCCTAGAGCTACATGATATCGGTAAATGTAAGAATTTGCGGTGAAAATCTCTTGAGTACtagtgaagaagatgtctGTTGATTGTTTGCAAAAAGTCTGAACCCGAGCGTTGAAGGACGTCACACTTGTGGGCAGCAAAACAAGTACTGTAGAATCGACGAATGTAGACTGATCCACGGCGCGATACGCTCTTCCGGCTATCGGCCTCTGCAACTTTTGGTTCGCAGGAACTCTTTTTCTCGACTGACCTCCGAGCCAGTTTTCCGCCGGCTTATCTCCGCCTCAGACCATCAATTGAGCGCATAGAGGTTTTCCTGGACTCCATGTCCTCGATGTCTGCTTCCATCGCTTGGCGCGCTGGTCTCCGCGCCCGCGTGCCTCCTTCACGACCATCCTCGCTGTTCCCGAGACGCTATCCCGGCGCGGCACGATATGCCTCAGAATCGGCACCTGTGCAACAAGCGGCCGCGGAGACCGTGAAGCAGTCGGCCAAGGAAGTTCCTAAGAAAGCGGCTCGCGGCTCGCGCAAAATTCTGTACGGTACCACCCTGGCGGTCACACTCCTTGTTGGCTATGTCTACGGCACAGACACACGGGCGAGCATCCATCGTTACCTCGTTGTCCCCCTCATCCGTCAGCTCTTCCCGGACGCAGAAGACGCCCATCACGTCGGTGTGGATAGCCTGAAATTTCTTTATCAGTATGGCCTTCACCCTCGCGAGCGAGGTAATCCGGACAACGACGGTGCTTTGACAACCGAGGTAGGATCCATCTTCCGGGCCAGCTAGGTGTCACGAGTCTGGTTGGATTGGTGGCATCCAGCTAATGCTGATGAATTGCGAATGATCCCGCAGGTCTTTGGATATACGCTTGCCAACCCCATTGGCATCTCCGCCGGTCTTGACAAGCATGCTGATATCCCCGATGCGCTGCTCGATCTCGGCCCAGCCATTGTCGAAGTTGGCGGCACCACTCCCTTGCCGCAGGACGGCAACCCCAAGCCTCGCGTTTTCCGCGTGCCCTCTCAGAATGCGATGATCAACCGTTATGGCCTCAATTCCAAGGGTGCAGACCACATGGCCGCCGTGCTCAAGCAGCGGGTTCGTGACTTTGCCTACGCTGCCGGTTTGGGTGAGCACGAGCTCGCGGAGCAGCGCGTGCTCGACGGTGAAGCCAACGTGCCTCCCGGTAGTCTTGTCCCGGGTAAACTGCTGGCCGTGCAAGTCGCCAAGAACAAGCTCACGCCCGATGGTGACATCGACGCTATCACGCGCGACTATGTCTACTGTGTGGATCGGGTCGCCCGCTACGCCGACATTGTTGTTGTGAATGTCTCCAGTCCCAACACTCCCGGTCTGCGGGACCTGCAGGCGGCGGGACCTCTCACCAAGATTCTGACTGGGGTCGTGAGTGCTGCGAAGAACGTCGAGCGCAAGACGAAGCCCTACGTGATGGTCAAGGTCAGCCCAGACGAGGATTCCGAGGAGCAGATGTCGGGCATTTGTGAAGCCGTGTGGAAATCTGGCGTGGACGGCGTCATTGTTGGAAACACGACCAACCGCCGGCCCGCTGCTCTCCCAGAGGGATATACCCTGTCTTCGAAAGAGCAACAGACCATGAAGGAGACCGGTGGCTATTCTGGTCCTCAGCTGTTTGGCCGTCTGGTCTCGCTCGTTGGCCGTTACCGCCATATGTTGGATCAAGGTCCCCCCTCTGGCGAAGTGACCTCCACGGGGCCTGATGGGGAGGAGGTGGCTGTGCACCCGGCAAGCCAGCCTCGCAAGGTGCTCTTTGCCTCTGGTGGTATTACCACCGGACAGCAGGCGCGCCAGGTATTGGACGCGGGTGCTTCCGTGGCTATGATGTATACCGGCATCGTCTACGGAGGCGTGGGAACCGTGACGCGCGTGAAGCAGGAGCTGCGCGAggaaatgcaaaagaaaTAGATTTCCTGCAGGGGCGCGGCTGATTGCTGATTCGAGTTGTGGAAAACCACCACACAAAAGCAAaatcttttcttctcggggTTGAGGAATCACTTTGGATATGAAGAGAGTATGTAAATACAGCAAGTGAGAAGTTGGTACCTATTATCCTATCAAATGCAGACTTTATAGACTTACCCACCATCTTGAACCACCGGGTCCAGACTGGATCAAACTATGGAACCAGGTTCAATTAGTATCTTGAGGGGTACACATCTCACAAAATTGAATGTCAGGACACCACCTCCAGCTGACACGACCGTTCACCTTTCACAGGCTGCCAGCCCAAAACTAGACCTACCCCTACCTGTAAGCTACAGAACCCGCCAGATCGGAGAAGCCTATAGGTAGACAGCTGAAGGACGGAGAGCGTCTCAACCCGCCTCGGACAGGCAGTAGGTATCCATCCTTCGTGTATACTTGTATGTACATACTTGCCGAatcgccatcttccaatGATTTGAACCAAATCTACAAACCTAGCTCAACTCTCCAAAACTCAAGCCCATTTACAGTGGAATAATCCCGGTAGACAGAAGACTCGACAATCATCCTTGCTCCACAGGATCAGCAAATAAATCTCGGAGTTACAGCGAGTTCACGTTTGATTACCGTGCTTGGTGTACTGGACCCGTCATGTTCGGCATGTGCGGACGCACATCTCGAACAAGTCAATCCGGAGTCGAAGGTGGGGGTGGGGCCGCATGAGCTTTCTAGTGGGGGCGTGACGGTCCGCCGGGATACCCATCAGGGATATTCCGAGCATGTCGTGTTTGGGGGGTTGTTCCAAAACACAGAGGGCGGGGGAGGTGTATGGAGGTGTATTCTACATTGATGATGACCTTGctttctgtttttgtttgCCCCTTCATAGGGACGGATGtcatgatgagatggaagTATGTATGGGTTGTGGATGGGTGGGAGGATAGCCGGAATAGGAGGGCATGGATGGGGGGGTGCAGATCCAAGTAAAGCTCGAGCGTGGGTAATTGTGGATTTGAGAGATATGTTGGTGGGTCTTATTTTCAATATTTAtatgattctttttttttcgcttgATGAATGATATTCGCTTTTCCATGGTTAGAATTGCCCCGTTCATTCAGATCGTGGTCTCGCCGCGAGAATGGTGAGATGGAGACTATGAGATTGCGTCCACTACTTGTTTATTACCTAACATTCATCGgggttttcgtatctataGAAGCATTTTTTGTGGCGCGTAGAAGTCGAAAGGCAGATGGGATGGCGAAAATTGGGGTATATATGGAATAAAAGCAACAGTCAACAACATCGTCCCTCAGATTGACCTAGCATCCGTCGCTCAGCCCTTGTCAAGTCAGACCCAAGGACTCTTCCACCTCATGCACGACCTTGCGCACTCCTCCCACTTCATGCGCAAATCGACCGAGAAACATCCCATCAACAGCTTTCCCGAGTCCCCCAGCGCCCCAGAGCCCCGGCCCAGCGCTCCCACCGTACAGCACCCGCACGGCACCCGGTCGCGTGCCAATGACTCCCCGAATCCCTTCCACGACGGCAGCAACGTGGTCCACCCCCGCGGGCTGGGGCTTCCCAATGGCCCACACGGGCTCATACGCAAAGATCACAGGCGCCTCGCGAGGAATCGCAGCCAGCACCGCGCGCACGAGAACCGCGCATTCGGAGACTGCGTGTCCGACCGCCTCCGAGGCCACCGCTCCCGGCGCGGTGACTTCGCCCACGCAGACGAGAGGTACCATGCTCTGCGCACAAGTCGCGGCCGCCTTGCGGGCAGTCTGCTCGTCCGTCTCTCCAAAGATCGCGCGGCGTTCGGCGTGGCCCAGTTCCACGATGGAGCACCCGAGTGACTTGATCGCGGCGGGGGAGACCTCTCCGGTGAATGCGCCGTAGTCCTCCCACATGCAATCTTGAGCGCCGAACAAGAACGGCGGTGGTGACACGGAGACGCCTGACTCTGCGAGCTGGGTCTCGTATGCCTTGAGGATCTCCGCGCAGGGCCACAGGGTGAGAAAGTCGGGGATGAGGGCAAGGAGGAGCTGGTCTCGATGGCGCGGGTGCACAATCTCGTTGGCGGGGTCGAGGATGCTGCGGAGGTAACTGAGCGTGCGTTCGGGAGAGAAGTACATTTTGAGTGAGATGAGAAGGAGTTTGTCGGGAAGGGTAGGGTAGTTGATGGTCGCCATGATGATGGCTAGTATCAATGGTCCAGTTGAAATGACGGAAACCAGTGGGGGATGAATGATCGATAAAATGGCTCTGTGAGTGATCAAGTCCGGCCGGTGAAAGCACCAGGGAACAGAGATGACGCTGGctgagaatgagaagaggAACAAGTGCAGTGCCCGGTCGGTGGAATGGAATTGAATGGAATTTAATGATAAGAATGCTCAATCAAAGACTGAAATTCTATGAGAAACGGGATTACAGGGTCTAATGGTGAATGATTGGGAGTGGGGAATCAGACTCGCAAGAAAGCCGAGTTCTCGGCTTGCCTTGACTGGCCCTATCCACCTCGCACTCCACTCTGGGGGAACCAAGCGGACGGTACAATACCTCCTTTATACTTGGAGTCCAGCTTCAACAACTGACTGGGACTCCTGCTGTCTCCCACCAGTAGTACCTAGTTCCTACAGCGCATCAAGCATGGTCGTATATACAGATCTCGCAGTTATCATCTATCGTCACCGAAAGGACCATGAGAGTTTCATCTCTTGACAGGTTGGTGGTCGAATGTCCCGGAGTGGAGAGCGGAGGCGCGGACCAGGGACCGATCCTGGATGAATTCGAGTATACCAGCCGCCCAGAACAATCGGCAAGACTGTAGACCGGAATAGGATGGTGGTCACTGGGTACATTGCTACTACATCCTTCTACAGTATTAGTAGTTCCGGGTCGGTACTACCTGGTATGTACATGTACTCACCTCAGTCGAGAAAATTGTATAAGAGGGCCTCGAGAGTCGGTTCGCATTCGTCGTCTGACTTGACAATTTTCTTTCCATCATCCGGTCTGACCGTGCTATtgtctctcatcttttcctcggtCTCATATCTCGCCGACTTGACTCTTCTGTCTTCTATAAGCACTTTGATCATATTACCttctcccccaaaaaaagaaagaaagaacaatCACGATCCTCCCTCTCTTGACCATGCCTTCCGATCTTCCCCCTTTGCGTCTCGTGATGGCCTGCGACGAGGCGGGTGTACCCTACAAGGATGCGATCAAGGCTGTCTTGGAGAAGAGCCCCCTCGTCGAGTCCATCACCGACGTGGGTGTCAACTCCACCTCGGATAAAACCGCCTACCCTCACCCTGCCGTCCAAGGCGCCACGATGATCAGAGAGGGCAAGGCGGATCGTggtctcttcatctgcgGCACTGGTTTGGGAGTCGCCATTGCAGCCAACAAAGTGCCGGGGATTCGTGCCGTGACGGCTCACGATCCGTTCTCGGTCGAGCGTTCCATCCTCAGCAACGATGCCCAAGTTCTGTGCATGGGCCAGCGCGTGATCGGAGTCGAACTGGCCAAGAAGCTGGCGGTGGACTGGCTCAACTACCGATTCGATCCCCAAAGTGCCTCCGCGGCCAAGGTGCAGGCCATCACCGACTATGAGAAGCAGTTCTCCGGGACTGCCTAAACGGAGTTGTTCCGATTCTGATCCACGGTGGGGGGCGTCGCACTCCGATCCATCGTGGGGTAAAAAGCGGAGCCACCGGCGCGCTTCTGCTGGTCGCCGGGTCTTAACGTGACAGAGTCACCTGACGGGTCAGCAATGCCAGGGTCTGGGCCGATGGCCGTCTGGGCGGTCGACGATTCTGGTGCTTGTCCCTTGTTCTTtgttcatcatcctcttcttctttggttctcgctcttcttgtGTTTCATCTGGAGTTCTTTCTGCTGCATATCTTGTCATCTGGGAAAGGATCGGGTGACCCAAGGGCCAGATAAAAACTGAGCTCCTTCAAATGCTCCAAATCTCTGCCCAGTCCGCCCATCGCATACTACGATACCAACGAATCACCATGGAGGTCACACATGTTGAATTCCCGTGACCGGAGGCCTGATCATGTTGCTACCATCTGAGCCATTCAGCGTGTTACtatccatcatcctcataTCAAAAGCATTTCCATCCAGATACCTTTTTCCATTCCCTCTCTCTGGGTGATGCCACTCTAAACATCTTGACGCTGCACGCTGATATAACATGGCCCAGCGGGTGCCAGAGACCCCCCGGCCGGCAGTGGGACCGAGGCATGCTGAGTCATCGTTCTTTGAGAATCGATAACTTTCCATTTCGGGAATATCGGAGGCCCACGATCATGGCTCTTTTTCCGCGGTCCATTGATAGAAAATGGCTCACATGAGATCTGAGGAACTTATTGCATATGCTGGTATCTGTTGAATTGGGTGTCAACGCTTCACTGCACATAGcaccccccacccccccccccccccccccccccctcctgcTTCGCGCCCGTCCCTGTTCTTAATTGCTTTTCCCACCTAACACCTGGACGGTGGGTCCCGCATTTGTTCTCTATAATTCCATTATTCAAAACTCGCTCCGATCAACCTCCACGTCTTGACTTCGGTTGTCAAAACGCCGCAGTCTAAAtttgccccccctccccccagcaCAACTTGTCGATACCAAGTCAACATGGCACAATCActcaagaaaaagggaaatgaTTTCTTTGTCAAGGGCGACTACGTGAGTGCCGAGGACTACTACACACAGGCGTAAGAACAACTTTTTCCTATTGCAATCCTCTTGTTGCGACGCAGGTTGAACCAACCGAACTGCACATGACAGGAAACTCCTTTAAAAGCCCGCAGCTCGTGGTTGGGTTCAATGCCAAATCTGcaatgagaaaagaaaaggaaaaaagagtgtgTATGCTGATATCCTCTTCTCCGATAGAATCGCCGAAGATTCACATGATCCAACCTTCTTTACGAACCGCGCCGTGACCCGCATCAAACTCGAGAAATGGAAGGATGTTGAGCACGACGCACGGGCTGCCGTCAATCTCTATGTGGATAAGGATCCTGGCGCCCTTAAGAGCATGGGATATCTGGCTGAGGCCTTGATCGCTCTTGGTCGTCCCCAGGAAGCACACGATGTCGCCCAGTCTGCGTATCGCTTGAGTCTGGATACCAAGCATGCGCAAGCGGAGAAGCTCTCTGGCTTGGTGCTGCGCTCAAAGAAGGCCCTCTGGGAGGCTCGTGAAACGACGCGGCTGCACGAGATGGACGAGACCTTGAAGAGTGTCGAGGACCTGATCAATGCTGATCTGGCACGTACAGAAGAGGATCTCGCACAGCACTTGGAGAAGCACGAGATTGGCGAGGTGGGATACCGGGAAGATATCCATGCACAGCGGGCGCTGGcgcagaagaagattgagCATGTTCGTGAGGCGTTCCGCATCTCGTCCAAGGGAGAAATTCAGGAGCGGGTATGTGTCGAcactcttccttttttttgttttttcttttgtcgTCTCATGGGGAGGGGCAACATGTCTTGCCAAACGAGATCTGAAATTGGCTAACTGGCGATGCAGGTGGTACCTGACTACTTGATTGACGGTATCACCTTCGAGATCATGCATGATCCCGTCATGACACCTTCAGGAACAAGCTTTGACCGGGCCGGGATCGTTAAGTACATCGAGAAGTCCGGGGTTGATCCGCTTACTCGTGAGCCCATGACTGTGAAAGACCTGCGCCCCAACTATGCACTCAAGGCGGCCTGCGAGGAATTCTTGAGTAAGAATGGCTGGGCAGTGGACTGGTAGACTGCATACTTGCCACCGCggccttctcttctctcccttgtctcctttcttttcttttcttttcttttcttgctttttctaCCCTTTcccattttctttttattctttccttcttaGGATCTTCACTTTAATCTGTTTCTCTGATCGATCAGCTGCATGGTAGTTTTTGAGCGTTGATTTTTACTTTCTTCAGCTTTGTTGGAATCTCTTGTCCATGTCCTGCACTCATGGGCTGCATCCGTGGGCGTTGGCTATCTAAATATTGATGCAACGGGAATCTCTTGAACACTTTCCAACCTTGTGACCTACGCTGGGTGTTCTAAAATTCCACTCGTCGAGATTTGACTCTTGTGCATCTCAATCTGTACCCAGTACACTCTATGTTTCACAATACATTCTCGGTAATACCAATTCAATTCAAGCCCGGCGGAGCTGCCAGAGTCTCAACAACATGTCGATACTGCACTCAGGAGTATGTTGCTACGAGTCAGGTACCGCCCGGAGCCATGACGACACCCGAAGCTCGTGACCCGCGCGAGGTTCAATCCCGCCGATCAACTGGCGGATCGCCCAGTCAGCAACCCCACCAATCCCGCCGCAACCCCTCCTCAACAATAATAATCCCCGATATTGGGATTCCTTCCGATCAACACTACTCACCTTCTACCCTTTCTTCTGCTCAACCGATCCCTTTGGGCCCTCAATCCCTCCGCTCGAGATCCAAAACATACACCtccacatacacacacaaCATGTCTGACATCTCCGGTTTCATCTCCGCCCTCGAGGCCGCCCAGAGCAAGTCCAAGTTCACTCCCGAGGTTCAGTCCGCTGCCGAGGGTATCGATGTCGCTGCTCTCAAGGCCGCCTATGAGGCTGCGTTGGCCATgggcgagaccgagaccgtcTCCGACGGTGCCCAGAAGACTGCTCTGGAGCAGGGCTTCGAGTTCGCCACCAAGGTCGTGATGATGCTCCAGACTGCCCCTGGCCCctttgagaagaaggacCTCTATGTCAACTTCAAGATTGCCAAGGGTGAGGTTCTGGAGAAGCCTGGCATGTTCGATATGGTGGTACGTATACAGAAACTCCTTGAAAATATTCAATTTGGCCAGGGGGGAAACCTCCCCGAGCAAATtgaagcttttttttgtccccaCACAccccccttcttccttttggTTTTGTTAATTTCgagaattttttttggctcaAACCAAGCTTGTGCTAACGTGTGGGGTATGGGTATAGAAGAAGCAGCTCTACAACGCCTGGGAGCAGGTCAAGCACTACTCCCCTCAGAAGGCCCAGGCTCTCTACATCAAGCACGTCAACGAGTTCATCGGCAAGTACGGCACTCGCGATGAGTAAACGGCCCGTTGCCGAACAATCCTCGACTATGCATATCAAGGCCAACTCGGGACTTTTTCTATCCCTTTGATTGACCTTTATCCGATGACACACGAGACCCATGTGAAAGTGAGCAACTGTCGGGTTGATCTTTGGATATAGTTTTCTGGCTAGAAATGAGCGACGCAATTATCATGAAagctattttttttttgcgagAAAAGAACCCCCCGGTCGTGTGCCAAGCAGTCCCTTTGGTTTCCGAATATTGCCGAGGATAAGCGGGAAGGCACGTGTAGACCAGAGTGGACGCCTTTTAATCAACTGGGTTCAGATTTGCGCGTCTAGTCCATGATCTTGTTCGCCAGCATGCAGAACCGATCAGTCGATCCAGGTTTGTCCTCGCCAATCTGGCGTGGTATGCGATGCCGTAGCACACCATGGCTCGTCCGAGGCGCCGTATGGTGTCAAGGGTAGGTCGTAGGGCATTCGAAATCCTACAGTGGTTCGTGAACCCCCGGTCTCCAGCTGCGTGAACTCAGGCCGGTCCTTTTGAAAGCAGGGTACCATGACCGCTGACCTTGATTCCGTCATCGTCGATGCGTTCACCTTTTCATCCACAAACAGCTCTGGCCACATCAAAACACCAATCTCCCAGCTGGAGATTCGAACTTCACCACTCGGATTCACCGCCGCGCCCCAGGCTTGCGTAGACAGATTCGCAGACGTGACCATGGCCCAATCGATAGAGTCCATAGTCTCTCCGTCCGTGAATTGAATGTAGGTCTTGATATGAGGCGCTGCACGCGCTCGGCCCGCTTCTCGTCTGGTCcgaggtggaggagaaaggTCATCCCCTGACAGATCGATACAGGTGGAAGACGAAGATCCGTCTCCTGCCCAGTGACAAAAAAACGGTCGCATGTACTCTAGTTGTTTGCGCTGTGGAGCGCTCTGCGTCTTCATATGTATTGAGCCCCCGGAAGCATAGCCCTCAAGTGAGCGACGGATCTCGTCGGGCGTGGGAAAAATAATGGAGAATTTGGATTGCGAGACTGGTCGTGTTGGCGCGAGCGCTTTGAAAAATGTCTCCATGAGCCATTTGTCTGTTTGGCCCAGGGAAGCTATGGATGAAATCTGGTGCAGAGTCAGTACTTGGTTCTTCCAGTCGTTGGAGTGGATTTCGCAGTGtccattctcttctctctctttttttttctttctttccgcCTCATCCTCGTTTTGTATCTCTCACCTGTATAATAATATGTGGGCTGACTACAGAGCGCCTGATTGTCTCTGTTGTCTTGTCGTGAATTGGAATCCGACTTAGAACATCTTTCAGTGCAGGCCAGCCCCATAAGGTAGCATTATCGGAATCGAGCTTGCTGATTTCTTGCTTGGACGGTGTACTCGCGACAAGTACTGCCCGAACAGCATCAAAATCGAACCGATTTAATTCCCGAACCAGCGATCCTGTCTTCTTGGATCCGTACGCTCTGAGATACGAGAGCAGGTCTCGTTTGAATCGCGCACCAGTGGCGAAGGTAGCCTGTTGCGAAGCGGCTGTCGACTTGCCTGGCGCTTGCAAGGGGAGTAAAGGGGATCGCCAAATTGCTTGAGTCATATTTGCCCAATCTCCATGGATCATGTTCGCCGTGTGAATTATGACTCTGAGACTTGTTAGCGATCGTGGCCCACTCGTCTAGGGGGTTGTAGAGACTGACTGAGCGAGATCATCATGTCGAAGGAGAATCATCATTTTGGAATGGTGCGTCCCAAATCGTTCAGGCATGTATGCAATGATGGGTTCAACATTTGGGTATCGTGAACAAGCTTCCTGGAAATCAAGCCAGGTGTCAATGGTGACTCGTTAGATCAAATAGACTCTTCGAATCTTCATTCCgatcttcctttttctttcctcttgtttttctctcttaaATTGAAAATAAAACGAAGAAAATTGAAAGATGATAGAAAAGTATAAATTACCTCGACGCGAACTCGATTCGCAGACTCGCGTTCCCAGGATCCATGCACCACTTTGACCTTGACCAGGCTTCGGACGTCCTCGTCAAATTGAGACATGAGAAAATCCACATCAAAGAGGTAATTGAATTGCCAACATTCTCGAATCATTGGATCACCTAGAAGATCCCGGAGTTTGACCGTGTCGACATTGTAGCCCTTGGATTCAGGGAAATCACGAATGTGAGTGAGCTGGATCGGGGATGAAATCACTTGAGCATCACTCGGACGAGCTAGCTCGTGAGATGAACTCTCTACTTGAGATACACTATGATGGGCACCGGCCAGCTCCTCGTACGAGGATCTGTCAGAGACTCGCGGGCCTTGCGGGCGAGCCCTCGGCGGCGGTGTGATGATCCGATGAAGTGAAGATAGCGGCGCAGATGCGCCTCCATTTTGATCTTCACTTTCCGAGGAAACTCGAACTCTTTTGGCCGGGTGCTCCATCACGACTTGGAAAGCTGGTGGCTTAAGGTTTCAAGCTGGCTGGCCCATCCTATCAATATCAATTGAGGAGGCCGAGGACTATGGGAATAGGTCAAAGCCAAAGGTGTCTACCGACTGCGGCTTCAACCTACTGCCGCTGTACAGCACGTGACAATATTGACCCTCGTCGGATTCGCAATGGCACGATCTTTTTGGGTTCCTGATTTAAGATTTGAATTCGATTGACAATATCAGCCCGGTTGTAGGTTGCTGGGCAGATGGCTGAGTGTCGGATTGGCAGCAGGTGGGAGTTGCCGGTTTCTTCGAAAATATGCCGGTAGATTGAACGTCACCGGCACTGGAAGGTGTATATTTCAAATTGTCAACCTAATCTGCAACGCCCTCACCTCACCCGTCCCAGCTATGACCTGCTTATTTGACCTGCGCGCCCGCTCGGTTACTACCTACTCAGATCAGTCACACAATATTAGCAATTAAGTTATTTTAAATTTATAGCTTTGCATGCTACCTGTGAATCAAATGGGCCGTTCGTGTGTGGGTGGATCGTGAAAATCGATCGTGGGTGCTTTATGGACATTGACCCCCATGCTTCAATGCCTGAGTCTCGTTAATGTCGGGCAATTTCTCCAAGATTGGCAAGAATGAGACACATATTTTTCAGCATTACATCACGAGTAAGGAATGCCCAAGATCGAGAATTAATGT includes:
- a CDS encoding putative triosephosphate isomerase, producing the protein MATINYPTLPDKLLLISLKMYFSPERTLSYLRSILDPANEIVHPRHRDQLLLALIPDFLTLWPCAEILKAYETQLAESGVSVSPPPFLFGAQDCMWEDYGAFTGEVSPAAIKSLGCSIVELGHAERRAIFGETDEQTARKAAATCAQSMVPLVCVGEVTAPGAVASEAVGHAVSECAVLVRAVLAAIPREAPVIFAYEPVWAIGKPQPAGVDHVAAVVEGIRGVIGTRPGAVRVLYGGSAGPGLWGAGGLGKAVDGMFLGRFAHEVGGVRKVVHEVEESLGLT
- a CDS encoding putative ribose 5-phosphate isomerase: MPSDLPPLRLVMACDEAGVPYKDAIKAVLEKSPLVESITDVGVNSTSDKTAYPHPAVQGATMIREGKADRGLFICGTGLGVAIAANKVPGIRAVTAHDPFSVERSILSNDAQVLCMGQRVIGVELAKKLAVDWLNYRFDPQSASAAKVQAITDYEKQFSGTA